A section of the Longimicrobiaceae bacterium genome encodes:
- a CDS encoding dihydrodipicolinate synthase family protein yields MDLNGVFAPATTPFDPVTGDADVIAMRANVRAWLSAPLAGIVLFGSTGEGLLVDDDERAALLEGTRELVDGGRLLLAGTGAESTRATIRLSREAARHGADAVLVQPPSYYRPAMTAEALRDHFTAVADASPVPVILYQVPPQYTGIELQAGLVGELAKHDNIAGIKDSSGDLKTLGALVDACGSRCAVLAGSGAVFYGALETGARGGVLAVSLLAAVECADIHRLFRAGEFGAAGRIQERVAPLHRAVVGGMGVAGVKAAMDALGLRGGAPRPPLKPLRAKEMEAVRTALDAALLAPRRSASLSPSS; encoded by the coding sequence ATGGACCTGAACGGCGTCTTCGCCCCCGCCACCACGCCGTTCGACCCGGTGACGGGAGATGCGGACGTGATCGCCATGCGGGCCAACGTGCGCGCCTGGCTCTCCGCACCGCTCGCCGGCATCGTCCTCTTCGGCTCTACCGGCGAGGGGCTGCTGGTGGACGACGACGAGCGGGCGGCACTGCTGGAGGGCACACGCGAGCTGGTGGACGGCGGCCGGCTGCTCCTGGCCGGAACGGGCGCGGAGTCCACGCGCGCGACGATCCGCCTCTCGCGCGAGGCGGCGAGGCACGGGGCGGACGCGGTGCTCGTGCAGCCGCCGTCGTACTACCGCCCGGCGATGACGGCGGAGGCGCTGCGCGACCACTTCACGGCGGTGGCGGACGCGTCGCCGGTGCCCGTCATCCTCTACCAGGTGCCGCCGCAGTACACGGGGATCGAGCTTCAGGCCGGCCTCGTGGGCGAGCTGGCGAAGCACGACAACATCGCCGGCATCAAGGACTCTTCCGGCGACCTGAAGACGCTGGGCGCGCTGGTGGACGCGTGTGGGAGCCGGTGCGCGGTGCTCGCGGGCAGCGGCGCGGTCTTCTACGGCGCGCTGGAGACGGGGGCGCGCGGCGGCGTCCTGGCCGTCTCCCTGCTCGCGGCGGTGGAGTGCGCTGACATCCACCGGCTGTTCCGCGCGGGGGAGTTCGGCGCGGCGGGGAGGATCCAGGAGCGCGTGGCGCCGCTGCACCGCGCGGTGGTGGGCGGGATGGGCGTGGCGGGCGTGAAGGCGGCGATGGACGCCCTGGGGCTGCGCGGCGGGGCGCCCCGGCCGCCGCTCAAGCCCCTTCGCGCGAAGGAGATGGAGGCGGTGAGGACCGCGCTGGACGCGGCGTTGCTCGCGCCACGCCGCTCCGCTAGCTTGTCGCCCTCTTCGTGA